One region of Wyeomyia smithii strain HCP4-BCI-WySm-NY-G18 chromosome 3, ASM2978416v1, whole genome shotgun sequence genomic DNA includes:
- the LOC129729212 gene encoding uncharacterized protein LOC129729212 has translation MEVIRGNTPGTANSPVGKPKAPPTYTEVLSQFKVGLMPKDYPMSRLSTTMMELVEESILAIVVDKRKEQFKPKFTNCRFRSGFIVIECQNQETADWLKGIVPSIKPWETADLMVVDSESIPRPEILAVFFPKSEKNENETILALVESHNDIATDSWRVLKRKPIKNHVQLILSVDEASAKKIADWNYKLNFKFGIIYPRKIRAGRSFKSARPESTNNAVIAEKALPSLPSDSKNRCKQPVRGSTPEGEQNKHSMVPLNNHRTQGERKKPPGAKLYRDGRQEH, from the coding sequence ATGGAGGTGATCAGAGGTAATACCCCTGGGACTGCAAATAGCCCGGTCGGTAAACCTAAAGCGCCTCCTACCTACACTGAAGTCCTTAGCCAGTTCAAGGTTGGACTGATGCCTAAGGACTATCCGATGTCTCGGCTCTCGACTACCATGATGGAACTAGTAGAAGAGTCCATCCTGGCTATAGTCGTTGATAAGAGAAAGGAACAATTCAAGCCCAAATTCACCAACTGCAGGTTTAGGTCCGGGTTTATAGTAATAGAGTGCCAGAACCAGGAAACTGCAGACTGGCTGAAAGGAATTGTTCCGAGTATCAAGCCATGGGAAACAGCTGATCTGATGGTTGTTGATAGTGAATCTATCCCGAGACCAGAAATTTTAGCTGTCTTCtttcctaaaagtgagaaaaacgaaaatgaaaccATATTGGCTCTGGTTGAAAGCCATAACGACATTGCTACTGATTCTTGGAGGGTGTTAAAGCGCAAGCCCATCAAGAATCATGTGCAGCTTATCCTGTCAGTAGACGAAGCGTCAGCGAAAAAAATCGCTGATTGGAACTACAAACTGAATTTTAAATTCGGAATTATATACCCGCGGAAAATCAGGGCTGGTCGAAGTTTCAAAAGCGCCAGGCCTGAATCCACAAATAATGCTGTAATCGCCGAAAAAGCTCTGCCTTCACTACCGAGTGATAGCAAAAACCGGTGTAAACAGCCTGTTCGAGGGAGCACACCTGAGGGAGAGCAAAACAAGCACTCAATGGTACCCTTGAATAATCACCGTACGCAGGGGGAgcgaaagaagcccccgggaGCAAAGCTGTACCGAGATGGACGACAAGAACATTAA